From Drosophila yakuba strain Tai18E2 chromosome 2L, Prin_Dyak_Tai18E2_2.1, whole genome shotgun sequence, one genomic window encodes:
- the LOC6526444 gene encoding mitochondrial carrier protein Rim2 isoform X3, translating into MPEDRRMVANRSCCGRNNDIMAISHCGISSTTPKSMSIVQCLRHIVQNEGTRALFKGLGPNLVGVAPSRAIYFCTYSQTKNTLNSLGFVERDSPLVHIMSAASAGFVSSTATNPIWFVKTRMQLDYNSKVQMTVRQCIERVYAQGGVAAFYKGITASYFGICETMVHFVIYEFIKSKLLEQRNQRHTDTKGSRDFLEFMMAGAVSKTIASCIAYPHEVARTRLREEGNKYNSFWQTLHTVWKEEGRAGLYRGLATQLVRQIPNTAIMMATYEAVVYVLTRRFNNKSNEFYDF; encoded by the exons ATGCCGGAGGACCGGCGAATGGTGGCCAATCGGAGCTGCTGCGGCCGGAACAACGAC ATCATGGCCATTTCACACTGCGGCATCTCATCCACAACGCCCAAGTCCATGAGCATCGTGCAGTGTCTGCG GCACATTGTCCAGAACGAGGGTACACGCGCCCTGTTCAAGGGGCTGGGTCCGAATCTCGTGGGCGTGGCCCCATCCCGTGCCATTTACTTCTGCACCTACTCGCAAACCAAGAACACGCTCAACAGTCTGGG CTTTGTTGAACGCGACTCGCCTTTGGTGCACATCATGAGTGCAGCAAGTGCCGGCTTCGTCTCCTCCACGGCCACGAATCCCATTTGGTTTGTGAAGACGCGCATGCAGCTGGACTACAACTCCAAGGTGCAGATGACCGTGCGGCAGTGCATCGAGCGGGTCTACGCCCAGGGTGGCGTGGCCGCCTTCTACAAGGGCATCACGGCCAGCTACTTTGGCATCTGCGAGACCATGGTTCACTTTGTCATCTACGAGTTCATCAAGTCCAAGCTG CTGGAGCAGCGGAATCAGCGGCATACGGACACCAAGGGTTCGCGCGACTTCCTGGAGTTCATGATGGCCGGCGCTGTGTCCAAGACAATCGCCTCCTGCATCGCCTACCCCCATGAAGTGGCACGCACTCGTCTGCGGGAGGAGGGCAACAAGTACAACTCCTTCTGGCAGACCTTGCACACCGTTTGGAAGGAGGAGGGCAGAGCAGGACTCTACAG AGGCTTGGCCACGCAGCTGGTGCGACAGATTCCCAACACGGCGATCATGATGGCCACCTACGAGGCGGTCGTCTATGTGCTCACGCGGCGCTTCAACAACAAATCGAACGAGTTCTACGACTTTTAG
- the LOC6526444 gene encoding mitochondrial carrier protein Rim2 isoform X1, translating to MAQNTADTLIHLIAGGSAGTVGAVVTCPLEVVKTRLQSSTAFMTPTRLAENAGGPANGGQSELLRPEQRRKLSTTILRNRSQPQVIGGVRRIMAISHCGISSTTPKSMSIVQCLRHIVQNEGTRALFKGLGPNLVGVAPSRAIYFCTYSQTKNTLNSLGFVERDSPLVHIMSAASAGFVSSTATNPIWFVKTRMQLDYNSKVQMTVRQCIERVYAQGGVAAFYKGITASYFGICETMVHFVIYEFIKSKLLEQRNQRHTDTKGSRDFLEFMMAGAVSKTIASCIAYPHEVARTRLREEGNKYNSFWQTLHTVWKEEGRAGLYRGLATQLVRQIPNTAIMMATYEAVVYVLTRRFNNKSNEFYDF from the exons ATCCGCTGGCACAGTGGGTGCCGTGGTCACATGCCCCCTGGAGGTGGTGAAGACGCGTCTGCAGAGCTCCACGGCGTTCATGACGCCCACGCGGCTGGCGGAGAATGCCGGAGGACCGGCGAATGGTGGCCAATCGGAGCTGCTGCGGCCGGAACAACGACGTAAGCTAAGCACAACGATATTACGTAACAGATCACAGCCACAGGTGATTGGGGGTGTGCGTAGG ATCATGGCCATTTCACACTGCGGCATCTCATCCACAACGCCCAAGTCCATGAGCATCGTGCAGTGTCTGCG GCACATTGTCCAGAACGAGGGTACACGCGCCCTGTTCAAGGGGCTGGGTCCGAATCTCGTGGGCGTGGCCCCATCCCGTGCCATTTACTTCTGCACCTACTCGCAAACCAAGAACACGCTCAACAGTCTGGG CTTTGTTGAACGCGACTCGCCTTTGGTGCACATCATGAGTGCAGCAAGTGCCGGCTTCGTCTCCTCCACGGCCACGAATCCCATTTGGTTTGTGAAGACGCGCATGCAGCTGGACTACAACTCCAAGGTGCAGATGACCGTGCGGCAGTGCATCGAGCGGGTCTACGCCCAGGGTGGCGTGGCCGCCTTCTACAAGGGCATCACGGCCAGCTACTTTGGCATCTGCGAGACCATGGTTCACTTTGTCATCTACGAGTTCATCAAGTCCAAGCTG CTGGAGCAGCGGAATCAGCGGCATACGGACACCAAGGGTTCGCGCGACTTCCTGGAGTTCATGATGGCCGGCGCTGTGTCCAAGACAATCGCCTCCTGCATCGCCTACCCCCATGAAGTGGCACGCACTCGTCTGCGGGAGGAGGGCAACAAGTACAACTCCTTCTGGCAGACCTTGCACACCGTTTGGAAGGAGGAGGGCAGAGCAGGACTCTACAG AGGCTTGGCCACGCAGCTGGTGCGACAGATTCCCAACACGGCGATCATGATGGCCACCTACGAGGCGGTCGTCTATGTGCTCACGCGGCGCTTCAACAACAAATCGAACGAGTTCTACGACTTTTAG
- the LOC6526444 gene encoding mitochondrial carrier protein Rim2 isoform X2: MAQNTADTLIHLIAGGSAGTVGAVVTCPLEVVKTRLQSSTAFMTPTRLAENAGGPANGGQSELLRPEQRRKLSTTILRNRSQPQIMAISHCGISSTTPKSMSIVQCLRHIVQNEGTRALFKGLGPNLVGVAPSRAIYFCTYSQTKNTLNSLGFVERDSPLVHIMSAASAGFVSSTATNPIWFVKTRMQLDYNSKVQMTVRQCIERVYAQGGVAAFYKGITASYFGICETMVHFVIYEFIKSKLLEQRNQRHTDTKGSRDFLEFMMAGAVSKTIASCIAYPHEVARTRLREEGNKYNSFWQTLHTVWKEEGRAGLYRGLATQLVRQIPNTAIMMATYEAVVYVLTRRFNNKSNEFYDF; encoded by the exons ATCCGCTGGCACAGTGGGTGCCGTGGTCACATGCCCCCTGGAGGTGGTGAAGACGCGTCTGCAGAGCTCCACGGCGTTCATGACGCCCACGCGGCTGGCGGAGAATGCCGGAGGACCGGCGAATGGTGGCCAATCGGAGCTGCTGCGGCCGGAACAACGACGTAAGCTAAGCACAACGATATTACGTAACAGATCACAGCCACAG ATCATGGCCATTTCACACTGCGGCATCTCATCCACAACGCCCAAGTCCATGAGCATCGTGCAGTGTCTGCG GCACATTGTCCAGAACGAGGGTACACGCGCCCTGTTCAAGGGGCTGGGTCCGAATCTCGTGGGCGTGGCCCCATCCCGTGCCATTTACTTCTGCACCTACTCGCAAACCAAGAACACGCTCAACAGTCTGGG CTTTGTTGAACGCGACTCGCCTTTGGTGCACATCATGAGTGCAGCAAGTGCCGGCTTCGTCTCCTCCACGGCCACGAATCCCATTTGGTTTGTGAAGACGCGCATGCAGCTGGACTACAACTCCAAGGTGCAGATGACCGTGCGGCAGTGCATCGAGCGGGTCTACGCCCAGGGTGGCGTGGCCGCCTTCTACAAGGGCATCACGGCCAGCTACTTTGGCATCTGCGAGACCATGGTTCACTTTGTCATCTACGAGTTCATCAAGTCCAAGCTG CTGGAGCAGCGGAATCAGCGGCATACGGACACCAAGGGTTCGCGCGACTTCCTGGAGTTCATGATGGCCGGCGCTGTGTCCAAGACAATCGCCTCCTGCATCGCCTACCCCCATGAAGTGGCACGCACTCGTCTGCGGGAGGAGGGCAACAAGTACAACTCCTTCTGGCAGACCTTGCACACCGTTTGGAAGGAGGAGGGCAGAGCAGGACTCTACAG AGGCTTGGCCACGCAGCTGGTGCGACAGATTCCCAACACGGCGATCATGATGGCCACCTACGAGGCGGTCGTCTATGTGCTCACGCGGCGCTTCAACAACAAATCGAACGAGTTCTACGACTTTTAG